AGGAGAGCGCGCGCACCGGCGTGCGCGTGGCCGCCATCCACTGCGCCTACCTCATCAACCTCGGCTCCACGAACGAGACGGTCCGCACCCGGTCCCTTTATGCGCTGGAGGACGAGGCGTCGCGCGCCGCCATGCTCGGCGTGCCGTACCTGGTGATGCACCCCGGCTCGTGCGGCGACGACCCGGTGGAGGAGGGGGTCTCCCGCATCGCGTCGGCGGTTCGCTCGTTCGGGAAATTCCCGAAGGGGGTGACGCTGCTCCTCGAAAACACGGCCGGGCAGGGAAACTCGATCGGCCGCACGATGGAGCAGCTCCGGGAGCTGCTCGACGCCGCCGGGAACCCGGCGGACGTCGCGGTGTGCCTGGACAGCGCCCACCTGTTCGAGTCCGGGTACGACATCGGCACCGCGGCGGGGTGGGACTCCCTCCTCGAGGAGATGAAGGAGAAAGCGATCCTCCCCCTGGTCCGGATGTGGCACCTGAACGATTCGAAGACGGCGGCGGGAAGCCGCGTCGACCGGCACGAACACATCGGCGAGGGGCGGATCGACCTCTCCGCCTTTCGCCGGATCCTGAACCACAAGGAGTTCGCGGCGCGGCCGATGGTGCTCGAGACGCCGAAGGGCGAGGACGACGAGTTCACGATGGACCTGCGCAACCTGGCGACGCTGCGCAAGCTCATCGGGTAGCCGGGGGGGGAGAAGGGGAGAGGATGGACTTCGAGACGATCAGGGAACTGGCCAAGCACCACAAGCAGAGTTTCGGACGGATCCTCAAGTGCGAGATGTACAGGCTCGAGAACGGCCGACTGCTGGCGATCACGCGCCTTCACGACGATTTCCACGACATGAACTTGGCGATCCTCCTCTCCGATTCCTATCGCATCGAGGAGATCGCGGGAAAGATGGACCGCATCCCCCAGCCGTGCTGCGAGACGAAGCCCCTCGAGATGCTCTCGTCCCTGAAGGGGATCGCCGTCCTGGAGCGGGGGGGGATCAGGAAGGTGAAGGAGCGGATCCCCCGGAACATGAGCTGCACCCACATCTACGAGATGCTGGAGTCCACGTTCCGGTCGATTTTCGTGGGGAGTTACAGCATCCTCGGCCAGAAGTGGGACGGGGTGCTCAACCTCGAGATGGAGGAGAACCGCCAGCTCGGGATCCAGTCCCCGGTGCTGGCCGATACATGCTACGCCTTCAACCTGGAGTCGGCCGATCCCGTCGTCCTCGAGCGGGCCCGGAAGAAGGTCGAGGAGGCCCACCGGAAGATGGCGGCGATCGAGGCGGTCAAGCGGGGCGAGTGACCCCCGCGGCAATTTCATCCGATGAGACCTGGTCGACGCGCAAGCGCCCCGGGAACCGGCACTGGAGGGCATCGCCCATGCGACGCACCGCGTTCCTCTTCCCGCTGTTTCTCTTTTCCCTTCTCTTCCCTGTTTCTTCCGGGGCCGTCGAGGAGGCGTCACCCTCCCGCGTCGACCGCGTCATCCTTTACCCCGACATGGCGGAGGTCACCCGGGTTGCCGAGGTCGCGGCAACAGAGGGAGAGGTCGTCCTGTCCGGCCTGACCGCCACCCTCCTCCCGGAGACCGTATCCGCGAAGGTGATCCGGGGGTCCGCGCGGATCGCCGGCATCTCCGTCGAGGATGTCTTCCGTCCCGATCCGGCGGAAGGGCGTGTCCGGGAGCTTTCCCGCCTCCTCGAGGAACTGACGGACGGGAAGCGCGCCGTCGAGGGGGAGCGGGAGAACCTGAAACGCGAGAAGGCGCTGCTCGAAAGCGGGGTCGCCGCGGTCTTTTCGCCGGCCGGGGGGAAGGAGAGGACAAGATTGACGGTGGCGGAGATCGAGGCGTCCCTCGCCCTCTTCCGCGCGCGCGGAAAGGGGGTCGACGAGGCGATCCTTGCGCGGGACCGGGCGGCCCGCGAGGCGGACCGGAAGATCGACGCCGTCCGGAAGGAGCTGGAAAAGATCAACGTCCCTCGCCCCACGCAGGAAAAGGCGGTCCATCTCACGTTGTCGACCCCCGGTCCCTGCCGGATCGCCGTCACCTACCTCGTCTCCTCCGCCGGGTTCTCCCCGCGGTACGACGTCCGGCTCTCCCCCACGAAGGGGACGCTCTCGTTCGAACTGGCGGGCGAGGCGTGGCAGCGTACCGGGGAGGAGTGGAAGGGGACGGCCCTGACCTTCTCCACGATGCGCCCCGGGCGGATGGCCCAGCTCCCGCCCCTCCCCGCATGGGAGATCGACTTCGCTTCCCCGGTTCCCGTCTATCGGGAGACGATGAGCCGCCCATCGATGGCGAAGATGGCTTCGACGGAGGGGCAGGGAGACGATGCAACGGATCGTCCTGCGCCCGCCCCTTCCGTGTCGCGCCGCTTCGCTTCCATGGAGGTGACCCTCCCGGGGCGGCAGGATCTCTCCGGGGTGGGCGAGCGGAAAACCTTCTCCCTCGCGCGGGCCGAACAGAAGGCGAACGTCGCCTGGCGGGCGATCCCGCGGGTCGCGGACGGCGCGTACCTCTCCGCGGACGGAGTGAACGAGGGCGGCCTGCCGATCCTTGCCGCCCCGGCCACGCTCTTCCTCGACGACGCATACGTTGGCATGGGAGCGGTGAAGGAGGTCGGCGAAAAGGCTCCGTTCCGCGTCGACTTCGGCAGGGACGAGGCGGTGCAGGTCACGCGCAGGGAGATCTCCCGCGTTCGGGAGGACGGCGGGGTCTTCTCGAAAGTGAAGCGCGTCCGGTTCCGGTACGAGATCAAGGTGCGCAACTCGCGGGCGGAAGAGGTCCGCCTCACGGTTGCCGACCGGGTCCCCGTTCCGAAGCACCAGGACATCGTCGTGAAGGACCTCGAGATCACGGGGGGCGGGAAGGCCGGCGGGCAGGGGGAGATCTCTTGGGACCTTCCCCTCAAGCCGGCAGAATCTACGGTGCTGGGACTCTCCTTCACGGTGGAGCATCCGGCGGACAAGGAGATTCATGGGCTCTGAGCGGAAGGTGAAGCGGCTGGCGGAGACGCTGGTCCGCCATTCGGTGAAGGCGAAAAAGGGGGAGATCGTCCGGATCTCCACGGGCGAGCTCGGCCGCCCGCTCGCGCTGGAGGTCTACCGGGAGGTGCTGCGGGCCGGGGCGCACCCGCTCCTCTCGGTGGGGTTCGAGGAGGCGAACGCGATCTTCTACGAGGAGGCGTCGGCGGAGCAGATCGCGCACCTGCCGCCGACGAAGATGCGCGAGGCGAAGACGATCGACGCCGACATCATCATCCTCGCTCCCGGCAACACCCGGCACCTCTCCCACATTCCCCCGCGGAAAATGGCGGACCGCCGCAAGGCGATCAAGCCGATCTCCGAGGTGCTGCTACGCCGCGTCCGGTGGGTCCTCACGAACTTCCCGACGGAGGCGCTCGCGCAGGAGACGGACCGGTCCCTGCCCGAGTACGAGAAACTGTATTACCGCGCCGTGGAGCAGGACTGGGCGGGGATGTCGCGGATGTTCGCCCGGGCGAAGAAAGCGCTCGAGAAGGCCGACCGGGTG
The sequence above is a segment of the bacterium genome. Coding sequences within it:
- a CDS encoding deoxyribonuclease IV, with the protein product MTRKGPPLGAHVSVAGGVHTAPERGKKIGADVVQIFSKQNTRWEGKALEEGDARALREESARTGVRVAAIHCAYLINLGSTNETVRTRSLYALEDEASRAAMLGVPYLVMHPGSCGDDPVEEGVSRIASAVRSFGKFPKGVTLLLENTAGQGNSIGRTMEQLRELLDAAGNPADVAVCLDSAHLFESGYDIGTAAGWDSLLEEMKEKAILPLVRMWHLNDSKTAAGSRVDRHEHIGEGRIDLSAFRRILNHKEFAARPMVLETPKGEDDEFTMDLRNLATLRKLIG
- a CDS encoding DUF2889 domain-containing protein; protein product: MDFETIRELAKHHKQSFGRILKCEMYRLENGRLLAITRLHDDFHDMNLAILLSDSYRIEEIAGKMDRIPQPCCETKPLEMLSSLKGIAVLERGGIRKVKERIPRNMSCTHIYEMLESTFRSIFVGSYSILGQKWDGVLNLEMEENRQLGIQSPVLADTCYAFNLESADPVVLERARKKVEEAHRKMAAIEAVKRGE
- a CDS encoding mucoidy inhibitor MuiA family protein, which translates into the protein MRRTAFLFPLFLFSLLFPVSSGAVEEASPSRVDRVILYPDMAEVTRVAEVAATEGEVVLSGLTATLLPETVSAKVIRGSARIAGISVEDVFRPDPAEGRVRELSRLLEELTDGKRAVEGERENLKREKALLESGVAAVFSPAGGKERTRLTVAEIEASLALFRARGKGVDEAILARDRAAREADRKIDAVRKELEKINVPRPTQEKAVHLTLSTPGPCRIAVTYLVSSAGFSPRYDVRLSPTKGTLSFELAGEAWQRTGEEWKGTALTFSTMRPGRMAQLPPLPAWEIDFASPVPVYRETMSRPSMAKMASTEGQGDDATDRPAPAPSVSRRFASMEVTLPGRQDLSGVGERKTFSLARAEQKANVAWRAIPRVADGAYLSADGVNEGGLPILAAPATLFLDDAYVGMGAVKEVGEKAPFRVDFGRDEAVQVTRREISRVREDGGVFSKVKRVRFRYEIKVRNSRAEEVRLTVADRVPVPKHQDIVVKDLEITGGGKAGGQGEISWDLPLKPAESTVLGLSFTVEHPADKEIHGL